The genomic DNA CAGCGCCGATGGCGGTGCCTGCGCCGGGGGTGCCGACCATGCCGTAGGCGTTGCCGTTGTCGAGGCCATAGTGGGAGAGCGATGCGACGATGGGGACATCGGCGGTGACGGTCACGCCGTATGAGCCGGCGGGGATTGAGGTGTTGTTGCGGATGTTGATTCCGCCTCTGCGGAAGGCCTCGATCTGCTGGACGACCTCGATGGGTGCGCCGCCACCTGTCGGGAAGAAGGTGCTTGTGACCTTGATTGTTTCGGCGGTGGTGTTGTAGTAGACGAGGGCTTCGGCGACGTTTGAGCCCTTCTCGATCTGGCCGAACGTCCATGTCGTGTCGGTGCGGTTGGTGAACGCTTCGCCGATAGCGGCACGCCGATCCTTCAGGATGAACTCGTCGTAGTGGCTGAACTGTGCGGCGACGGGACGCTCGGAGCGGATCTCGATGGCGTAGGGGGTGTTCTTCCTGACGAGGAGTGTGTCGTTCGCGAAGAGCGTGGGGGTGACGAGGGTTGCGCCGCCTCGGCTGTTGCCGGCGATGACGACGTCCTTGATGACCTGGTCACGCTCGCCGTTTGCGTAGCGAGCGATGATGACGACACGCGTCGGCTCATCGTTGGGGTTCATGATGGGGATAGCGGTGAAAGTCTTGCTGTTGGCGAAGCCCTCGGGGTAGTAGACGCGATAGGGGAGCGTCGGGACGGGCGTGCCTTCGGAGAGGATCTCGGTCTGCGGCGTAGCGGAGTTCGCCGTGAGGTGGCCTGTGCCGGTGCCGTTGTTGAGTTGTGCGAGCATGCCGTCGACGTCTGCGGGCGTGTTGCCGAAGAAGACGAAGTAGCGGACGGAAGCGGTCTGGCCGGGAGCGATGGTGCCGATGTCGAACGCCATGGTCATGACCTGATCGGCGGAGAGGCCGTTGGGGTCGTTGACGCCGAAGGAGATCAACTGGAGCGGATCGCGGACGGTTGTGCCGAGATTGAGGAACGAGGCGACAGCGCGGGAGTCGGCGTCGGGGGCCGCGAGGGCGATGGTGAGTCCCTCTTCGAATGAGTTGGTTGTGAACCGGGCGGTTGCGACCTTGCCGGAGGGGTCTACATCGTTGATGGTGCGGGTGCTGGTGCCGCCGATGTTGATGCCCTGCGATGGCTTCATCCCCTCCATCCATGCGACGTTCGCGACGCTGGCGGAGGTGGTGTTCCTGAAGAAGACATCGACCACGGCGAAGTTGTCGTTGTTGCTGTAGGCGATCGAGCGGTTGAGCTGGAGCCCGCGGAAAGACCCGGAGACGCTGACGCGCCGATTGCCGACTTCGCTCTCGTCGGTGAGGACGACGGGGAGACTCGACGCGGCGATGGTGCCGTTGTTGAGGAAGTTGTAGCCGTTGGCCGTGCCACCGTAGAAGTTCGTGACCCCTGGGTTGGTGGAGGGGAAGAGGAACTCGATGTCGTTGAAGGAGAGACCGACGGGGTTGCCTTCTGAATCGCGGGCGAAGAGGGTGCCGTCGGAACCGACGCCCGCCGCGACGTTGTTGCCTCTGACAACGACCGGCTGATCGCTGACGCCGGGGGCGACGGTGACGTTGAGTGTGTAGGTGCCGGTGGTGGCGGCCGCGACGCCGGAAGTGACGTCGAAGGGGTCGTAGTTGAGATTCGACGCTTCGGAGACGGCGATGTAGTAGACGCCTCCTTCGGAGAAGACGAAGTCGTCGATGACTGCGTTGAGAGTGCCGCCGAGACTTGCGAAGCGGAGTTCGCGTCCTTCGGCATCGAAGAGTCGGAGGGCTGTGTCGAGGTTTCCGCCGGAGGTGACGGTTGCGTTGAGAGTAGTGCCCTGGCTGGCGACGAAGCGGAAGATGTCTCGGTCGAGGACGCCGAATCCGCCATCGCCGATGCTTGCGCTGCGGGTTGCGGCACCGTTTCCGTTGATTTCCTGTAGGACGCGTGCGGTGACGAGCGTGTCGTTGGATTCAAGGGCACCGAAGACGTCGTTCCTGAGAGTGAAGTCGAGGGACCACGAGAGCAACTGCCCGTCGTTGAGCGAGGTTGTGTCGACGATTCGGAGGGTCCACGTGCCTGCGGCGGACTTTCCGTCGAAGCGGTTGAGGGGCTGATCGGGGCGGAACGCGCCGGTGAAGGGGGCGGTTCCTCCGGAGATGGCGTTGGCGGCCTCGTCGTCGAAGAAGGTGTTGGTGATGTTGATGCCGGATGAGCCGCGGCGGTTGAAGAGGACTGTCTCGGTGCCGTCTGGGGCGGTGAGGATGAGGCGGAGGTCTCCGACGAATGTGTGCTCAATGTTGACGCGGACGTTCAGGTCGAGGATCTGGCGCGTGTCGCGGACGAGGATGGAGTTGGTGGCGACTCCCTGTGTGCCGACTGCGGGGATGCGGAGGGGGGCCGTGAGTGAGTCTTCGACGGTGACTCGATCGTCGGTGATGAGGGTCGAGCCGACGAGCAGGTTGTAGACGCCCGTGGACTGTGACGATCCGCTGCCGGCGAGGGTTGGGTTGTAGCTCGGATTTCCGAAGCCGGAGACGCCGATGTAGTAGGTGCCACCCGTGCTGACGAAGTAGTCGAGGTAGGCATCCTGTCCGAAGAACTGGTCGTTCGCGGCGATCTGCTGCCCGAAGGCGTCGAAGAGGCGGATGTACGAGTCGAGTGTCGAGGCGACCGGGAGGCGCTTTGCTACGACTTCGGCGGTGATGAGGCCGCCCTTGGGCATGTCGATGCGGAAGAGATCGACGTCGAGGGTCGATTGGAGGCCGTCACCGATGCGGAGCCCGGTGAAGGATGCCTTGCCGCTGACATCGAAGGTGACGGGAATGGCGTTGAGAAGAACGTCGTTGGGCTCGTAGGTGCCGCTGACAGGAACGACGCGGAAATTGAGCGTGGTGTCGAATCCGCCGGAGGTGTTTCCGTTGAGGTAGTTGCCGGCGGTGTCTCTGAAGAAGAAGTCGTCGATGGTGATACGGTAGATGTCGAGGGGGAGGCGCTGGCTGGGGAATCCGCTCAGGTTGAGTGTGACGGTGACGACATTCGGGTTTGATCCGCTGACGGCGACTGCGGAGACGGGGATGGTGATGTCGTCGCCGTTGCCGAAGATGTCGTCGAGACCTGCGCCGATGACGGAGACGCCCGCGGTTCCGAGGAAGCTGGAGTCGATGGGCTTGTTGAACGTCAGCGTGAGGGTGTCGACGGGCTGGCCGGTTGAGAAGAGCTGGCCGAAGACGGGTCCTGGTGCGAAGGAGGTGACGACGGGGCCGTCGCGGCTGATGAGCTGCACGGCGCGCCAGACGTTGAGGCGGCCGCCGGATTGCACGCGATTCTGGAGGGAGGGGACCGGGTCCGTCGAGTCCATGAGGGCGGTTCGGAGTTCGACTGGCGATGCTCCTGGACGGGCGGATGCGATCATGGCGACAGCACCGGCGACGAAGGGCGAGGCCATGGATGTGCCGCTGAAGTAGGCGTATCCGCCACCGGGGACTGTCGAGAGGATCTGTACGCCTGGCGCGCCGAGATCGACCTCGCGAGCGCCGTAGTTTGAGAATCCTGCGAGGCCGTCGGAGTTGTCGGTTGCAGCGACGGAGATGATTCCGGGGAGGTCGTATCCGGCGGGGAATGCGGTGCGGTCCTGCTCTTCGATGGCGTCGATGTCCGCGCCGTCGTTTCCTGCGGCAGCGACAAAGACGATGCCTGCATCGATGGTCCGCTGGATGGCGTCTTTCTGGTCTTGGAGGAACTGCTCGAAGACCAGGGGTGCGAACGCGCCGTAGCTGTTGTTGCTGGCGACGATGTTGTGTCCGGCTTCCTTCAGTGTGACGATGTAGTCGTATGCGCCGAGTGTTGCCGAGAATGGGAACGTGCCCGACTCGTCAACGGCCTTGATGGGGAGGATGGAGACGTTCCACGCGACACCTGCGACGCCGATGCCGTTGTTGCCGACCGCGCCGATGATGCCGGCGACATGGGTGCCGTGTCCGTTTTCGTCTGAGGGATCGTTGTCGAGGTCGCCGAAGTCCCATCCGAAGACGTCGTCGACGAAGCCGTTGCCGTCGTCGTCGATTCCGTTGCCCGGGATCTCACCTGGGTTGCGCCAGATGTTGGCGGCGAGGTCGGGGTGGTTGATATCGACGCCGGTGTCGATGACGGCGATGATGACGGACTGCGAGCCGATGGTGATGTCCCACGCGTTCGTGGAGTCGGCGTCGGCATCGTTCAGCCCATTCCCGAGACCGGGGATGAACTGGCCGGTGTTGTCGTGTCCCCACTGGAATGTGAAGAACTCGTCGTTGGGGATACGGGATGATTTGGAGACGAAGTCGGGGAGGATGGACTTCACGCCATCGACCATGCCGGCGGTTCGGGTCGCCGAGAGGTCGGTGATCCGGTTGGTGGTGGTGAAGGCGGCGTACCTGCCTCGGGCGATCGACCGGACATCGGCGACCTCGATCCGGAGCTTGGAGGCGACCTCCTGAACCCTGGCTTGGAGTTCGGTCTCACCGAGGGGCTCGTCGAAGGAGACGACCCATGCACCTTGCTTGACGTCGAGCGGCGTGCCGTACCACGTCAGAGAGCCGAGTCCGTCGGCACCTGAGAGGAGTGTGCGCTGCTCAAGCGAGTCCATCATGCCGGTCGCTGTGTGCTTTACAGACTGACCATCGCCGCGCCTCGCGTCGTTCCGAACAGTCGGCATAATCAGTAACTCCCGCGTTCTTCGGGGTCCATCCGTCCGTGCCTGGCTGCGTGCTGCAGCCGGACGCCCAACTAGCGCTGAGCATCCTGGCCCTGCGACGCAGGCCGACGCCTCTTGCCGAGGCCGGCCCGCGTTTCCCTACCCCATGATAGCGTGTTCGCGTTGTCAATGCACGCGGTTCCGGATACCCGAATCTTTCCCTTCGGGGGCGAAGGGCTCAGGGGGCCTTGGGTTTCCATGCCCTTGGGAGCATTTCGAGCTGCTCGGGGCCGCCGATAAGCCCGAGTGAAGCCGCGAGCCCGAGCCGTGCGGTCTCTGGAGCGGATTCAGAGAGCGACTGCATGAGTCTGCGGGTCGAGCGGAGTGCCTCTTGGGGTTTGGAGACGAGCGTTCTCGCCACTGCCATGCCTCGTTCGATTGTCGCGGCGTCCCCATCCACGAGTTCAGAGAGGAGTCCAGAGGTGTGGGTGGTGGATGCCGGGATGAGTCCGGGGTCGAGTTGCATGGATCTGATTGTCCCGGGAGGGAGTTGCGCGGCCATGAACGGGGAACTGACGGCTGGGGAGATGCCGAGCCGGGTGACGGGGTAACCGAGCTTTGTTTCACGCTCGGCGATGACGATGTCGGCTCCGCCGAGGAGGGCGCATCCCCCGGCGATGGCGGCTCCGTGTACCGCCATCACGACGGGGCTGGGCTGGTCGCGCAGGGACTGGATCGCCCGGGAGAGTCCGGTCAGGAGCGAGCGAAGCACGTCTGATGCAGCATCGTCTCGGCAGAGATCGAGATCGAAGCCAGCGCAGAAGCAGGGGCCTTGGCCGGTCAGGAGCAATACTTGCGCGGTGTTGCCGAGCGAGAGAGCCATGTCGGCGAGTTGATCGAGCATGTCCGGGGTGAGGGCGTTGCGTCGCTCGGGTCGTGCGAGCGATAGGACGGCGATTCCGTCGGATGTTGCCGACGTCATCATGGTTGCGGCCCCGGGGTGGGATCTTCGGAGTCGAGCAATCGGCGAGCAAGAGTGGATGCTGCGGCGAGTCGGTCTTTGTTGACTCGGGTCCGCAGGCCGTGGCGTTCGATGGCTTCGACGAGCGAGAGTGTGGAGATGTTGCCGGGGGCTCTCTTGCCGGGAGTCGAGGCGTATGGGCAGCCGCCGAGTCCTCCGGCGGACCCGTCGAACCAGCGAACTCCGAGGTCGAGGGCGACTGGGACGCATGACGCGGCGAGCCCGTTGGTGTCGTGCAGGTGGATGATGGTGGGGATCGGCGTGTGATGTTTCTGTTCGCCGGTGATATCGAGGCGATCTCCGAGTCGATCGCGAACGGTGAGGAGGAGGTCTCGGAGGCGGTCTGGGGTGGCTGCTCCGATCGTGTCGCCGAGGTCGAGTTCGTCGATGCCGATGTCGAGAAGGCGAGCGGAGACTTCTGTGACGCGTTCGGGAGGGATCGGTCCTTCGAAGGGGCATGCGATGATGCATGAGACGTAGCCACGCACTCGGATGCCTGCTTCCTTGGCGCGATCGATGACGGGCTTGAAGCGTTCGATCGTCTGGGCGATCGTCGCGTTCGTGTTCTTTGCCGAGAAGGTCTCGGACGCGGCGGTGAAGATTGAGATCTTGTCGATGAGGCGTTCGCCGGCGTTCTGATTGACTGCGAGTGCTGCCTGGAGCCCCTTCTCGTTCGGCACGAGTGCGGAGAACGAGATGCCATCTGGTTTCTGGTTGCGGAGGGAGGCGAAGACCTCGGAGGCGTCGGCGAGCTGGGGGACCCACTTCGGCGAGACGAAACTCGAGATCTCGATCTCGTCCACGCGGGCCTCGCAGAGCGAGCGGACGAGTTCGACCTTGAGTCTGGTGGGGACAGTCCTTGGCTCGTTCTGGAGCCCATCGCGAGGCGAGACGTCGGTGATTCGTACGAGATCGTGCATTCGGGGTGATGCTAACAAGCCCGTTGGAATGGTGCCAATTCGTCGGACTCGATGCGTGGGCGGTCGCGGCGGATGCTCTGGCGGCTATGCTCTGTTCTGGGCCTGTCTGTGGGTTCGCCACGCGGAGTATTGTCCATGCCGAGCACGATCAACCATGCGACGAGCGAGTTTGAGAAGCGTGACCGCTGTGCGGGTATGCCGCATCGGCCGCGTGTGCTGCTGGGGAAGATGGGTCTTGACGGTCATGATCGCGGTGTGAAGGTGATCGCGAGAGCGCTGAGAGACTCGGGCGTTCATGTGATCTATTCGGGGCTGTGGCAGACGCCTCGCTCGCTGGCGATATCCGCGCGTGACGAGGATTGCGATGTGATCGCTGCATCGATGATGTCGAACTCACACCTCGCGCTCGGGCCTCGGCTTGTGGAGTCGTTGCGGGATCTGGGTCGTGGGGACATCCCCGTGTATATGGGTGGGATTCTGCCTCAGGAAGACATTACTCGTCTTTTGGAGTTGGGCGTGCAGAAGTGCTTCACGACGGGGACGGGGCTTGAGCAGATCGTTGAGGCGGTCAAGGGCGCGGTGCGTCCGTTGGCGGCGAAGGTGGAGAGCGGTCACGGGACGGCGCAGCTGGCGAGGGATATCTCGCTTGTGCACGCCGGGCTTGGTGTCGGGGCGGAGCGGGTGAAGCGTCGGCCTCGGCGCGTGGTGGGGGTGACGGGCTCGCCGGGAGCGGGGAAGTCGACGTTGGTTGCGCAGTTGGTCGGGGAGTACAGCCGGCGTGCGAAGCAGGATCCGACGCTCGGTCGGTGCGCTGTCGTGGCGTTTGACCCGATGAGTCCGATTACATCGGGCGCGCTGCTCGGGGATCGGCTGCGGGTGGATTTCAACGCGGTCGATGAGACTGTGTATTACCGTTCGCTTGCGATCAGCGGTGAGGATTATCACGCGCTGGATGAGATCGTGGGGTTGATCGGCGGGGCGTATGAGGGCGAGCGGTCGTATGAGATGCTGTTCGTCGAGACTGTCGGTGCCGGTCAGAATGAGACGCGGATCCGCAAGCACGTGGATCGCACGGCGGTGGTGCTCACGCCGGGGATGGGGGACGCGGTGCAGATGGATAAAGCGGGGATACTGGAGATCGCCGACGTGTTCGTGTGCAACAAGGCGGATCATCCCGGAGAGAACGAGTTGATGAGGGACCTTCGGGATGTTGCGGGTCGGCGGTCGGTGATCGAAACCATCGCGACGCAGGGCAAGGGTGTGTCGGAACTGCTCGATGCCCTGATGGCTTGAACCCGGCGACGAGCGCGGAATCCGGGCGAACCATGGAATCCTGAGCATCTTTCGGGCGCGAGGGGCATCTGACTTCTTGGGATCTCAAGGAGTTGATGTCGGTGCGGAACCATGCCGAACGAATGCAATGCCTCGAGGTGTGGGGGGGGAACGAGCCCACGGATCGAACGGTTTCGATGGCCGGGCTGGATGCGGTCGTGCTCTCAATTCCACATGGTGCGAGCACTGCCGGGGGCGATATCCACTATCTGTCGAGTTGCGCGACCGGTCGGATCGCGCGTGTGCTTCTTGCGGATGTGAGCGGTCATGGGGAGTCTGTGGCCTCGATTGCGCAGTCTCTGAGAGATCTGATGCGCCGGCATATCAATGTTGTGGATCCGATGCGGATGGTGCGGGGGCTCAACCGTGCGTTCACGGATTCGGACGCGGGTGGTTCGTTCGCGACGGCGGTCGCTGCGACGTATTGGGCTCCTACGCGATCGTTGGTGATCTCGAACGCGGGGCATCCGAGGCCCTTGGTGTATCGGGCCGCGACGAAGGAGTGGGGGAGGATCAGCATCGACGATTCGGCGGCAGGAGAGGATTTGGGGGGTGGCGATGATCTGCCGTTCGGCATCGATGCGGAGGGGTCGTACTCGCAGGTGCGAGTGAAGCTGGGGGCTGGCGATGTGGTGCTGTTCTATACGGATGCTCTGATCGAGGCCGCGGCGTCGGATGGGCGGATGCTCGGAGAGTCGGGACTGCTCGAACTTGTGCGGTCGGTCCACGCTACGGATGGGTCGCAGCTGGTGCGGCGGGTGGTTGATGGCGTTGCGGCGTATCGCGGCGGGCTGCCGGCGATGGACGACACGACGATCATGGCGATCTCGCCGAACGACATCGAGAGCCGGGCGAGCTTTCGGATGATTGCGAGTGGGCTGGTGAGCGCCGGGGCGGCGCGACTGCGTGCGGGTGTGCGTGCGATGCCTTCGTTCGGAAGGATGAGGCATTCGGGCAACGCGGCCGTGGATTGAGCGATCGTTCGGAGGGTTGTTGGTCTCTGGCGATGTCGGCTCGTGCGAAGCTATCCTCTGGCGCGATGATCACGCTGTCGCTCGCACATTCTCCGGACGCCGACGATATGGCGATGTGGTGGCCTCTCACGGGGATGCGTGATCGCTCGGGTGCTCCGTTGTCGGGGGGCGTGTGCGAGCCGGCGATCGACACGCGGGGCTTTCGGTTTGAGACGCTTGCCGCGGATATTCAGGAATTGAATCTGCGAGCGATCGAGCGAGGGGATCTGGATATCACGGCGATTTCCGCGGGCGCATACCCGGGCATATCGGGTGTGTACCGCGTCACGCGGTGCGGCGCTTCGATCGGCGGGGCGTATGGGCCGAAGTTGGTGGCGTCGGCGTCGTCGCGGATTGATTCTCTGGATGCGGCGCTTTGTGCGTGCGACTCGGGTGGCGGCATGATCGCAATTCCCGGGCGTCACACGACGGCGTACCTCGCGCTGCGTGTGCTGGCGGAGCGGGCGTTTCCGACGCGTGAGATGCCGTTTCACGCGATTCCAGAGGCGGTGTTCGGCGGCGAGGTTGCGGCGGGCCTGCTGATTCATGAGGCCCAGCTCGACCCTGAAGTGTTGGGGCTGCGCACGATTCTGGAACTCGGTCCGGCGTGGATGGCGTGGGCGGGTGGGCCGCTGCCGCTGGGCCTGAATGTGATGCGCAGGGATCTGGACGCTCGCTTTGGTGTGGGGACGAGCGAGACGGTTGCGCATCTGCTTCGGGAGTCCGTGCGGTACGCGATCGATCACGGCGAACTCACTCGCGCGTTTCTGCTGGCGCGGAGCGATGAGCGGCCTGAGTGGAAGGAGCCGGGTCTGCTGGAGCGGTACCTCTCGATGTATGTGAATGAGCAGACCATTGACATGGGAGAGGAGGGGGTGAGATCGCTGCGAACCCTCTTTGCCCGTGGCGCGGCGGCGGGATTGTGCGTTGATCCGGGCGAGATCGATGCGATCTGAGTTCGGTGGAATTGGAGCGAGCGATGGAGACACAGGGCGTGCGTATTCCGATCGTCAGGATGTCAGATGGCGTCGCGTTCCAGGTGCCGGGTTCTGGTCTCCTGCCCCTTCGGCACATCATCGGTATCGGACGGAACTACGCGGAGCACGCGAAGGAGCAGGCGGCGGATGTGCCCGATCGGCCGATGGTGTTCACGAAGAACATCATGGCGGCGTGCCTGAACGGGGATGAGATCGTGGTGCCGAAGATCTGCCAGGATCGGGATCAGGTTGACTGGGAGGCGGAGCTTGCGGTTGTGATCGGTCGAGCGGCGCGAGACGTGTCGGTCGAGCGGGCGATGTCTCATGTGCTGGGGTATTGCTGTGCGAACGATGTCTCGGCGCGTTGGTGGCAGAAGGAGGGGTCGGGCGGGCAGTTCTGCCGCGGGAAGTCGTTCGACACTTTTTGCCCGTTGGGTCCGTTTGTCGTGCCGGCGGCGTCGGTGTCTGATCCGCAGGGCCTGGCGGTTCGCTGCCGCGTGAATGGGGAGTTGATGCAGGACGGGCACACGCGTGACATGATTTTCAGCGTGTCTCGGCTTGTGTCGGATCTGTCGCAGGGGACGACGCTGTTGCCTGGGACGGTGATCCTGACGGGCACGCCGAGCGGGGTCGGGATGGCGAGGAAGCCGCCTGTGTGGTTGCGAGACGGGGACAGCGTTGAGGTTGAGATCGATGGGATCGGGTTGCTGCGGAATCGCGTCGTGTTTGAGCGGTGAGCGGCGGGCTCAGTCTGTGCCGGGCTGTTCCGGGAGCACCATTGGTTGTGTCATGGACGCGGCGTGGATGCGGGGGACGACCCGCTCGGCCTCGCGTGCGAGCTCGAAGAAGCATTCGGGCTTGAACCCGAAGATCGCTGCGACCAGGTTTGTCGGGACGGTCTGGCAGAGTTGATTCATTTCTCTGACGTTGGCGTTGTAGAACCTTCGGGCGGCGGCGATCCGGTCTTCGGTGAGGGCGAGTTCCTGCTGCAGCGAGAGGAAGTGCGCGTCGGCCTTCAGGGTTGGGTACTGCTCGCAGACGACGAAGAGTTGCTTGAGCCCGAGCAGCAGGGCGGATTCGTCGAGCGCCTGGGTGTTTGCCGCTCCGGTGCTGGACATTGCGCGGACACGGAGTTCGGCGACTCTCTCGAAGGCGGCACGCTCGTGCGAGGCGTATCCCCTGGCCGTCTCGACCAGATTTGGGATCAGGTCGTAGCGTCGCTTGAGTTCGACG from Phycisphaeraceae bacterium includes the following:
- a CDS encoding S8 family serine peptidase; the encoded protein is MPTVRNDARRGDGQSVKHTATGMMDSLEQRTLLSGADGLGSLTWYGTPLDVKQGAWVVSFDEPLGETELQARVQEVASKLRIEVADVRSIARGRYAAFTTTNRITDLSATRTAGMVDGVKSILPDFVSKSSRIPNDEFFTFQWGHDNTGQFIPGLGNGLNDADADSTNAWDITIGSQSVIIAVIDTGVDINHPDLAANIWRNPGEIPGNGIDDDGNGFVDDVFGWDFGDLDNDPSDENGHGTHVAGIIGAVGNNGIGVAGVAWNVSILPIKAVDESGTFPFSATLGAYDYIVTLKEAGHNIVASNNSYGAFAPLVFEQFLQDQKDAIQRTIDAGIVFVAAAGNDGADIDAIEEQDRTAFPAGYDLPGIISVAATDNSDGLAGFSNYGAREVDLGAPGVQILSTVPGGGYAYFSGTSMASPFVAGAVAMIASARPGASPVELRTALMDSTDPVPSLQNRVQSGGRLNVWRAVQLISRDGPVVTSFAPGPVFGQLFSTGQPVDTLTLTFNKPIDSSFLGTAGVSVIGAGLDDIFGNGDDITIPVSAVAVSGSNPNVVTVTLNLSGFPSQRLPLDIYRITIDDFFFRDTAGNYLNGNTSGGFDTTLNFRVVPVSGTYEPNDVLLNAIPVTFDVSGKASFTGLRIGDGLQSTLDVDLFRIDMPKGGLITAEVVAKRLPVASTLDSYIRLFDAFGQQIAANDQFFGQDAYLDYFVSTGGTYYIGVSGFGNPSYNPTLAGSGSSQSTGVYNLLVGSTLITDDRVTVEDSLTAPLRIPAVGTQGVATNSILVRDTRQILDLNVRVNIEHTFVGDLRLILTAPDGTETVLFNRRGSSGINITNTFFDDEAANAISGGTAPFTGAFRPDQPLNRFDGKSAAGTWTLRIVDTTSLNDGQLLSWSLDFTLRNDVFGALESNDTLVTARVLQEINGNGAATRSASIGDGGFGVLDRDIFRFVASQGTTLNATVTSGGNLDTALRLFDAEGRELRFASLGGTLNAVIDDFVFSEGGVYYIAVSEASNLNYDPFDVTSGVAAATTGTYTLNVTVAPGVSDQPVVVRGNNVAAGVGSDGTLFARDSEGNPVGLSFNDIEFLFPSTNPGVTNFYGGTANGYNFLNNGTIAASSLPVVLTDESEVGNRRVSVSGSFRGLQLNRSIAYSNNDNFAVVDVFFRNTTSASVANVAWMEGMKPSQGINIGGTSTRTINDVDPSGKVATARFTTNSFEEGLTIALAAPDADSRAVASFLNLGTTVRDPLQLISFGVNDPNGLSADQVMTMAFDIGTIAPGQTASVRYFVFFGNTPADVDGMLAQLNNGTGTGHLTANSATPQTEILSEGTPVPTLPYRVYYPEGFANSKTFTAIPIMNPNDEPTRVVIIARYANGERDQVIKDVVIAGNSRGGATLVTPTLFANDTLLVRKNTPYAIEIRSERPVAAQFSHYDEFILKDRRAAIGEAFTNRTDTTWTFGQIEKGSNVAEALVYYNTTAETIKVTSTFFPTGGGAPIEVVQQIEAFRRGGINIRNNTSIPAGSYGVTVTADVPIVASLSHYGLDNGNAYGMVGTPGAGTAIGAVPEGQLGLNSVAEVVGVLNATATPATIIFSFLYQDGSAYRTSLNVPARQHAVLDVASLPNFPLGTPYSVLYESNVAVSMSLPTQAFNDGLATSFSSQAYTYWGFGEGYRPRNDGIVTEYLRLFNPTTEDVVVEITLQFGGASGVETFRRVLSPRRVAEFDIHDFVLGERRNSQQFYGITVKAASPIVAYMGRYDRFFPGGFGTLGTPLGTSQLVV
- a CDS encoding enoyl-CoA hydratase/isomerase family protein produces the protein MMTSATSDGIAVLSLARPERRNALTPDMLDQLADMALSLGNTAQVLLLTGQGPCFCAGFDLDLCRDDAASDVLRSLLTGLSRAIQSLRDQPSPVVMAVHGAAIAGGCALLGGADIVIAERETKLGYPVTRLGISPAVSSPFMAAQLPPGTIRSMQLDPGLIPASTTHTSGLLSELVDGDAATIERGMAVARTLVSKPQEALRSTRRLMQSLSESAPETARLGLAASLGLIGGPEQLEMLPRAWKPKAP
- a CDS encoding hydroxymethylglutaryl-CoA lyase, producing the protein MHDLVRITDVSPRDGLQNEPRTVPTRLKVELVRSLCEARVDEIEISSFVSPKWVPQLADASEVFASLRNQKPDGISFSALVPNEKGLQAALAVNQNAGERLIDKISIFTAASETFSAKNTNATIAQTIERFKPVIDRAKEAGIRVRGYVSCIIACPFEGPIPPERVTEVSARLLDIGIDELDLGDTIGAATPDRLRDLLLTVRDRLGDRLDITGEQKHHTPIPTIIHLHDTNGLAASCVPVALDLGVRWFDGSAGGLGGCPYASTPGKRAPGNISTLSLVEAIERHGLRTRVNKDRLAAASTLARRLLDSEDPTPGPQP
- a CDS encoding cobalamin-dependent protein (Presence of a B(12) (cobalamin)-binding domain implies dependence on cobalamin itself, in one of its several forms, or in some unusual lineages, dependence on a cobalamin-like analog.) yields the protein MPSTINHATSEFEKRDRCAGMPHRPRVLLGKMGLDGHDRGVKVIARALRDSGVHVIYSGLWQTPRSLAISARDEDCDVIAASMMSNSHLALGPRLVESLRDLGRGDIPVYMGGILPQEDITRLLELGVQKCFTTGTGLEQIVEAVKGAVRPLAAKVESGHGTAQLARDISLVHAGLGVGAERVKRRPRRVVGVTGSPGAGKSTLVAQLVGEYSRRAKQDPTLGRCAVVAFDPMSPITSGALLGDRLRVDFNAVDETVYYRSLAISGEDYHALDEIVGLIGGAYEGERSYEMLFVETVGAGQNETRIRKHVDRTAVVLTPGMGDAVQMDKAGILEIADVFVCNKADHPGENELMRDLRDVAGRRSVIETIATQGKGVSELLDALMA
- a CDS encoding serine/threonine-protein phosphatase → MQCLEVWGGNEPTDRTVSMAGLDAVVLSIPHGASTAGGDIHYLSSCATGRIARVLLADVSGHGESVASIAQSLRDLMRRHINVVDPMRMVRGLNRAFTDSDAGGSFATAVAATYWAPTRSLVISNAGHPRPLVYRAATKEWGRISIDDSAAGEDLGGGDDLPFGIDAEGSYSQVRVKLGAGDVVLFYTDALIEAAASDGRMLGESGLLELVRSVHATDGSQLVRRVVDGVAAYRGGLPAMDDTTIMAISPNDIESRASFRMIASGLVSAGAARLRAGVRAMPSFGRMRHSGNAAVD
- a CDS encoding fumarylacetoacetate hydrolase family protein translates to METQGVRIPIVRMSDGVAFQVPGSGLLPLRHIIGIGRNYAEHAKEQAADVPDRPMVFTKNIMAACLNGDEIVVPKICQDRDQVDWEAELAVVIGRAARDVSVERAMSHVLGYCCANDVSARWWQKEGSGGQFCRGKSFDTFCPLGPFVVPAASVSDPQGLAVRCRVNGELMQDGHTRDMIFSVSRLVSDLSQGTTLLPGTVILTGTPSGVGMARKPPVWLRDGDSVEVEIDGIGLLRNRVVFER
- a CDS encoding LemA family protein translates to MTLAATDSGLILIIVGAAIVLLPLIWLIATFNRLVRTRQHIKESWADIDVELKRRYDLIPNLVETARGYASHERAAFERVAELRVRAMSSTGAANTQALDESALLLGLKQLFVVCEQYPTLKADAHFLSLQQELALTEDRIAAARRFYNANVREMNQLCQTVPTNLVAAIFGFKPECFFELAREAERVVPRIHAASMTQPMVLPEQPGTD